A window of the Methyloprofundus sp. genome harbors these coding sequences:
- a CDS encoding bacterioferritin: MSDNGIDTNAVIAVLNKILETELAGVVRYTHYSLMVFGFNRIPIVSWMRGQATESLDHATQAGELITHLNGHPSLGIGPLLETHRHNLGDILKESQEHEALALSAYNDLLALVNGQHVMLEEYARRMIELEEMHLGEVQKMLRKPED, encoded by the coding sequence ATGTCTGATAATGGAATTGATACAAATGCTGTTATTGCAGTACTCAATAAAATTCTGGAAACAGAATTAGCTGGTGTCGTACGTTACACGCACTATTCGTTGATGGTATTTGGTTTTAATCGTATCCCTATTGTATCGTGGATGCGCGGCCAAGCTACTGAATCTCTTGATCATGCAACCCAAGCGGGCGAATTGATTACCCACCTAAATGGTCACCCTTCTCTGGGTATCGGGCCACTATTAGAAACTCATCGTCATAACCTTGGTGATATTTTGAAAGAATCGCAGGAGCATGAAGCATTGGCTTTATCTGCATATAACGATTTATTAGCTTTGGTGAATGGACAGCATGTTATGCTTGAAGAATATGCGCGGCGCATGATTGAGTTGGAAGAAATGCATTTAGGGGAAGTGCAAAAGATGTTGCGCAAACCAGAAGATTAA
- a CDS encoding DNA segregation ATPase FtsK/SpoIIIE, S-DNA-T family, producing MAAVMEEKAIRGLREIALLGFTVIALFYFLALGTFSHEDAGWSHSGTGMAIVNAGGVVGAWVADISLSFFGMAAFLFPVLILWQGYLFFANKSDDSPNWIKYSRWVGLLLAIIAATTFCYLHVLRCLVELPRNSGGIVGQELGDLMVITFGNSGATLLVLATFFAGVTLYTNISWLNVMQVVGKYTLSGSDFLYNKLTQVREKTVPEQPIVATNVTPEKTHPRKVTKPKGLDAGDLIAFTNEPLAKESKTEPVINILNAMQNESEKPAVVIAKKQQVDLFDDKDAIKPGDLPSAELLDHRDTAVQGYTTDELTDMSRLVEQALQDFNVVVEVTAVFPGPVITRFEMQPAAGIKVSKITGLAKDLARALSVTSVRIVEVIAGKSVIGLEIPNQEREMVSFREGLESTKFKRAKSPLTLLLGKDISGAPVTADLGKMPHLLVAGTTGSGKSVAINTMILSMLYKSTPDDVRMIMIDPKMLELSVYEGIPHLLTPVVTDMKDAANALRWAVAEMERRYKLMSKVGVRNLAGFNKLVVEAEKNSEPIKDPMYTYEVELAEGESIPTLSSLPHIVIVVDELADMMMIVGKKVEELIARLAQKARAAGIHLILATQRPSVDVLTGLIKANVPSRLSFQVSSRIDSRTVLDQGGAEFLLGNGDMLFMPSGTNIPIRAHGAFVDDHEVHHVVEFLKKTAPANYLSEITQEYSDSGDGSFVSGDEAIDSEMDELYDQAVQFVTESRKASISSVQRRLKVGYNRAASMIEAMEMAGVISTAEGSGARQVLAPPPVGE from the coding sequence ATGGCAGCAGTAATGGAAGAGAAGGCGATACGAGGTTTGCGTGAAATAGCCTTGTTGGGCTTTACCGTGATCGCACTTTTTTATTTTCTTGCTTTAGGCACCTTTAGCCATGAAGATGCAGGTTGGTCGCATAGCGGTACGGGCATGGCAATTGTTAATGCGGGGGGCGTGGTTGGCGCTTGGGTTGCTGATATTTCTTTGAGCTTTTTTGGTATGGCTGCTTTTCTCTTTCCTGTACTTATTTTATGGCAAGGCTATCTGTTTTTTGCCAATAAATCGGATGACAGCCCTAACTGGATAAAATATTCGCGTTGGGTTGGTTTGTTGTTAGCCATTATTGCCGCCACGACCTTTTGCTATTTACATGTATTGCGCTGTTTGGTTGAGTTGCCAAGAAATAGTGGTGGGATTGTTGGTCAGGAGTTAGGGGATTTAATGGTGATTACCTTTGGTAATTCTGGGGCGACTTTACTGGTACTAGCCACTTTTTTTGCAGGTGTTACTCTATATACCAATATTTCATGGCTTAATGTGATGCAAGTCGTGGGTAAATATACTTTGTCTGGCAGTGATTTTTTGTATAACAAATTGACCCAAGTTAGGGAAAAAACAGTACCTGAACAACCTATTGTAGCAACGAATGTCACTCCTGAAAAAACGCATCCTAGAAAAGTAACTAAACCCAAAGGCCTAGATGCTGGTGATTTAATTGCCTTTACAAATGAACCGTTGGCAAAAGAAAGTAAAACAGAGCCAGTTATTAATATACTGAATGCCATGCAAAATGAGTCAGAGAAACCAGCTGTTGTTATTGCGAAAAAACAACAGGTTGATTTATTTGATGATAAGGATGCGATTAAGCCAGGAGATTTGCCGAGTGCTGAATTGCTAGACCACAGAGATACCGCTGTGCAAGGCTATACCACTGATGAGTTGACTGATATGTCGCGCTTGGTGGAACAGGCATTACAGGACTTTAATGTTGTGGTAGAGGTCACAGCTGTTTTTCCTGGACCAGTCATTACTCGGTTTGAAATGCAACCTGCTGCTGGTATAAAGGTCAGTAAGATTACTGGTTTAGCAAAGGATTTAGCACGCGCTTTATCGGTAACCAGTGTGCGGATTGTTGAAGTTATTGCGGGTAAATCGGTGATTGGTTTAGAGATCCCTAACCAAGAACGCGAAATGGTTTCATTCAGGGAAGGGCTGGAATCAACAAAATTTAAGCGTGCAAAATCACCTTTAACTTTATTATTGGGTAAGGATATATCAGGAGCGCCTGTTACTGCTGATTTAGGAAAAATGCCGCATTTATTAGTGGCAGGAACCACTGGGTCGGGTAAGTCGGTTGCGATTAATACCATGATTCTCAGCATGTTATATAAGTCGACACCTGATGACGTGCGCATGATTATGATTGACCCCAAAATGCTGGAGTTATCTGTTTATGAAGGGATTCCGCATTTGTTGACTCCGGTAGTCACCGATATGAAAGATGCGGCTAATGCCTTGCGCTGGGCGGTGGCAGAAATGGAACGCCGTTATAAATTAATGTCTAAGGTTGGAGTTAGGAATTTAGCCGGTTTTAATAAACTGGTTGTTGAAGCAGAAAAAAATAGCGAACCGATTAAAGATCCGATGTATACCTATGAGGTGGAGCTGGCTGAAGGGGAAAGCATTCCCACTTTGAGTAGTTTGCCGCATATTGTTATTGTCGTAGATGAATTAGCTGACATGATGATGATAGTGGGTAAAAAAGTGGAAGAACTTATTGCGCGTTTGGCTCAAAAAGCACGCGCGGCAGGTATTCATTTGATTTTAGCAACGCAACGGCCATCAGTTGATGTGTTGACCGGATTAATTAAAGCTAATGTGCCGTCACGTCTTTCATTTCAAGTCTCATCACGTATTGATTCGCGCACAGTCCTTGATCAAGGGGGCGCTGAATTTTTGCTAGGTAATGGCGATATGTTATTTATGCCTTCAGGAACAAATATCCCTATTCGTGCGCATGGTGCCTTTGTGGATGATCACGAAGTACATCATGTGGTCGAGTTTTTGAAAAAAACAGCTCCAGCCAATTACTTGTCTGAAATTACCCAAGAATATAGCGATAGTGGTGATGGTAGTTTTGTTTCAGGAGATGAAGCCATTGATTCAGAAATGGATGAACTCTATGATCAAGCGGTACAGTTTGTTACCGAATCACGTAAAGCTTCTATTTCCAGTGTACAGCGGCGTTTAAAGGTGGGTTATAACCGTGCTGCATCAATGATAGAAGCAATGGAAATGGCTGGAGTCATTAGCACCGCTGAAGGTAGTGGTGCCCGACAAGTACTTGCGCCACCGCCCGTAGGAGAGTAG
- a CDS encoding inhibitor of cysteine peptidase translates to MPSLKPILFTILACHIPIAASSTAIAIGEKSTEGLAAISHELNVVGTTLLSSENIVLSFNIQVAAEDVGFTSELYLVAKIGDLNYIRNADHIWQAWDNNTAIIATQNLTLSTSEKLTVLDDNTLPPGEYLIYAGYKTRIGDVKYTESPTTLVVFAENSHNLHPVSHPEVLHDYLYQAAINSQNYFYRYNDIAFISLDTASPAAATTEGAATSISGTTLQEVGVDEGDRIKTEGDLLFALHTCANDLQQSCLHSYQLQANPAQATEMGSLQLTETEAEYNYYATKRLGELYLRSAQETSPRSLIWLSAENSWQPKPSEYSNWSAYDNKITIKFIDADNPAQLSIQQQLTIDGELLSSRLVDGVLYILSRYSSTYQMPYFFPEPILQAAPEVTQDNSSPIIKPPLDFFLPHYYSEDMLKQALVNSDACFIAPQNKDYYNQANLSVITAIPVNNPSAIQSRCIAGNLETFYASPNALYFATSRYPYTNSGTFLNYDYAQEQVTEVHKFSLQSAAMDYRGSGQATGHLGWDQEKKPFRFGEYQDTLRIATSAGNSWGIDSRTKITVLKEEPSSKSLVEVSTIDNLGKPGERLYAARFLGDRGYLVTFKQTDPLIVLDFSTPEAPVVLGELEINGYSDYLQPIGNHYLLGIGKDAVSDAANEITWYQGVKVALFDVSSAENLSEVNSLIIGKRGTDATVLHDHHGLALLASDANHYKLALPIELHDSFNKPYFGSQNNIDSIYYNWTHTGLYVFDIDLSGDAKLQLDGKLITESATSINIENSNYYDFLNDRAVIQNQTVHYIHGNKIISSEINNLQ, encoded by the coding sequence ATGCCCTCATTAAAACCCATTCTATTCACTATACTCGCGTGCCATATCCCCATAGCAGCTAGCTCCACAGCTATTGCTATTGGTGAAAAAAGCACTGAAGGTTTGGCTGCTATTAGTCATGAACTTAACGTGGTAGGTACAACCCTACTTTCTTCTGAAAATATCGTCTTAAGCTTTAATATTCAAGTGGCTGCTGAAGATGTGGGCTTTACTAGTGAATTATATTTAGTTGCTAAAATAGGTGACTTAAACTATATCCGCAATGCGGATCATATTTGGCAAGCTTGGGATAACAATACTGCCATAATCGCGACCCAAAACCTGACTTTAAGCACTTCCGAAAAACTCACTGTTCTTGATGACAATACTCTACCTCCCGGGGAATACCTTATTTATGCAGGCTATAAAACACGTATTGGTGATGTTAAATATACTGAAAGCCCGACAACATTAGTTGTTTTTGCCGAAAATAGTCATAATTTACATCCTGTCAGCCATCCAGAGGTTTTACACGATTATCTATATCAAGCAGCGATCAACTCTCAAAACTATTTCTACCGTTATAATGACATTGCCTTCATTTCTTTAGATACTGCTTCCCCCGCTGCAGCGACAACAGAAGGAGCAGCTACTAGCATATCAGGTACTACCCTCCAAGAAGTAGGAGTGGATGAAGGTGATCGAATTAAAACCGAAGGTGATTTATTATTTGCTTTACATACTTGTGCAAATGACCTGCAACAAAGCTGCTTACATAGCTATCAACTGCAAGCTAACCCTGCCCAAGCAACCGAAATGGGCTCTCTGCAATTAACAGAAACAGAAGCAGAATATAATTACTATGCAACGAAACGCTTAGGTGAACTTTATTTAAGAAGCGCGCAAGAAACTAGCCCACGCTCATTAATATGGCTGAGTGCTGAAAATTCATGGCAACCCAAACCATCAGAGTACTCGAACTGGAGTGCTTACGATAACAAAATAACTATCAAGTTTATTGATGCCGATAACCCAGCGCAATTATCAATTCAACAGCAACTCACTATTGACGGTGAGCTATTATCCAGTCGATTAGTGGATGGTGTCTTGTATATTTTAAGTCGTTATTCTAGTACTTACCAAATGCCGTATTTCTTCCCTGAGCCAATATTACAAGCAGCACCTGAAGTAACACAAGATAACTCTAGTCCAATAATCAAGCCACCACTAGATTTTTTTCTACCCCATTATTATAGTGAAGATATGCTGAAACAAGCATTAGTAAATAGTGATGCCTGTTTTATCGCCCCACAAAATAAAGACTACTATAACCAAGCCAACTTAAGTGTTATTACCGCTATTCCAGTCAACAATCCCAGCGCTATACAAAGCCGTTGTATTGCAGGCAACTTGGAAACATTCTATGCCTCACCAAATGCTTTATATTTTGCGACGAGTCGCTACCCTTACACAAACAGTGGCACTTTTCTAAATTATGATTATGCGCAAGAGCAAGTCACCGAAGTACACAAATTTTCCTTACAAAGTGCTGCCATGGATTATCGTGGTTCTGGGCAAGCAACAGGCCATTTAGGCTGGGATCAAGAGAAAAAACCCTTTCGCTTTGGTGAATATCAAGACACCTTACGTATCGCTACCTCTGCAGGTAATTCTTGGGGCATAGATTCACGCACTAAGATTACCGTATTAAAAGAAGAACCTAGTAGTAAAAGCTTAGTCGAAGTCAGCACTATTGATAATTTAGGCAAGCCTGGTGAGCGTTTATATGCCGCTCGCTTTCTTGGCGATCGTGGCTATTTAGTTACTTTTAAACAAACCGACCCATTAATCGTATTAGACTTTAGTACACCTGAAGCACCAGTTGTTTTAGGTGAATTAGAAATAAATGGCTACTCAGATTATTTACAGCCAATTGGGAACCACTATTTATTAGGGATTGGTAAAGATGCAGTCAGTGATGCAGCTAATGAAATAACGTGGTATCAAGGTGTTAAAGTTGCTTTATTTGATGTTTCCAGCGCAGAAAATTTAAGTGAAGTCAATTCACTGATCATTGGTAAGCGTGGTACTGATGCAACCGTATTACATGATCATCATGGCTTAGCTTTATTAGCTAGTGATGCCAATCACTACAAGCTTGCCCTGCCCATTGAACTACATGACTCTTTTAACAAACCTTATTTCGGATCACAAAATAATATAGATTCTATCTACTATAATTGGACACATACAGGTTTATATGTATTTGATATTGACCTTTCTGGTGATGCTAAATTACAACTAGATGGCAAATTAATTACTGAGTCAGCAACATCTATCAATATAGAAAATAGCAACTACTATGATTTTCTCAATGACCGAGCAGTCATACAAAATCAAACTGTGCATTATATTCATGGAAATAAAATTATTTCATCTGAAATCAATAACTTACAATAA